A section of the Arcobacter sp. F155 genome encodes:
- the gap gene encoding type I glyceraldehyde-3-phosphate dehydrogenase — protein sequence MAIKVAINGLGRIGRCVAKIVADRDDVELVAVNASGSDEMIQYNLKYDTVHGNRSDIEVKDGFIKIGNDKAKLLAERDPAKLNFADFGADVVLECTGAFLTSEACQAYVDNGVKKVVMSAPAKDDTPTFVMGANEKTYAGQAIVSNASCTTNGLAPVAKVLDDAFGIEKGLMTTIHSYTASQPILDSKHKSDPRKGRAGATNLTPASTGAAKAIGKVMPHLNGKLNGQAIRVPTPNVSLVDLTVTLKKEASLEDICAQFKTASEGSLKGILGVDEEYRVSSDFIGEALSTVVPLDTIQVIEGNMVKVLSWYDNEWGYSTRLVDMGVHVATN from the coding sequence ATGGCTATTAAAGTTGCAATTAATGGATTAGGTAGAATAGGAAGATGTGTAGCTAAAATTGTAGCAGATAGAGATGATGTTGAATTAGTAGCAGTAAACGCAAGTGGATCTGACGAGATGATTCAATATAACTTAAAGTATGATACAGTACATGGAAATAGATCTGATATTGAAGTAAAAGATGGGTTTATAAAAATTGGAAATGATAAAGCAAAATTATTAGCAGAAAGAGACCCTGCTAAGTTAAACTTTGCAGACTTTGGTGCTGATGTTGTATTAGAGTGTACAGGTGCATTTTTAACAAGTGAAGCATGTCAAGCTTATGTTGATAATGGAGTTAAAAAAGTAGTTATGTCTGCTCCTGCAAAAGATGATACACCAACTTTTGTAATGGGTGCAAATGAGAAAACTTATGCAGGTCAAGCTATTGTTTCAAATGCTTCTTGTACAACTAATGGTTTAGCACCAGTAGCAAAAGTATTAGATGATGCATTTGGAATTGAAAAAGGTTTAATGACTACAATTCACTCTTATACTGCTTCTCAACCAATCTTAGACTCTAAACACAAAAGTGATCCAAGAAAAGGTAGAGCAGGGGCAACTAACTTAACTCCAGCAAGTACAGGTGCTGCAAAAGCTATTGGAAAAGTAATGCCACACTTAAATGGAAAATTAAATGGTCAAGCAATTAGAGTTCCAACTCCAAATGTTTCTTTAGTTGATTTAACAGTTACACTTAAAAAAGAGGCTTCATTAGAAGATATTTGTGCTCAATTTAAAACTGCAAGTGAAGGAAGCTTAAAAGGTATTTTAGGTGTTGATGAAGAGTATAGAGTAAGCTCTGATTTCATTGGAGAAGCATTATCTACAGTTGTACCTCTTGATACTATTCAAGTAATTGAGGGTAATATGGTAAAAGTATTATCTTGGTATGACAATGAGTGGGGATATTCAACAAGATTAGTGGACATGGGTGTTCACGTAGCAACAAACTAA
- the nadD gene encoding nicotinate (nicotinamide) nucleotide adenylyltransferase, protein MQIAIFGGSFDPPHIGHQSIVKKAIKKLDIDLLIVVPAFLNPLKVKSFLDAKTRFKLLKKLFSKFDNVKVSKYEIKQERAVYSIETIKYIKKKYNPSKIYLIIGADNYKTFHLWDSYKEIKELVTLVVVTRDGYKYEINDEVKRLKVNIKISSTELRNTFKVSYIPKRIREEVKKIWKKRGKV, encoded by the coding sequence GTGCAAATTGCTATTTTTGGGGGTAGTTTTGACCCACCTCATATAGGCCACCAAAGCATTGTAAAAAAGGCGATTAAAAAACTTGACATTGACCTTTTAATTGTTGTGCCTGCTTTTTTAAATCCTCTTAAAGTAAAATCATTTTTAGATGCAAAAACAAGATTTAAACTTTTAAAAAAGTTATTTTCAAAATTTGATAATGTAAAAGTTTCAAAATATGAAATCAAACAAGAAAGAGCGGTTTATTCAATAGAAACTATTAAATATATAAAAAAGAAGTATAATCCTTCAAAAATATATTTGATTATTGGCGCAGACAACTATAAAACATTTCACCTTTGGGATAGTTACAAAGAGATTAAAGAGCTTGTAACATTAGTTGTAGTGACAAGAGATGGCTATAAATATGAAATTAATGATGAAGTAAAAAGGTTAAAAGTAAATATTAAAATAAGTTCTACTGAGCTTAGAAATACTTTTAAAGTCTCATATATTCCTAAAAGAATAAGAGAAGAAGTAAAAAAAATTTGGAAAAAAAGAGGTAAAGTTTGA